From Streptomyces sp. HUAS MG91, the proteins below share one genomic window:
- the tpiA gene encoding triose-phosphate isomerase, with amino-acid sequence MSTRTPIMAGNWKMNLNHLEAIAHVQKLAFALADKDYEAVEVAVLPPFTDLRSVQTLVDGDKLKIKYGAQDVSAHDSGAYTGEISGPMLAKLKCTYVAIGHSERRQYHNETDEIVNAKVKAAYKHGITPILCVGEELDVREAGNHVSHTLAQVEGGLKDLAAEQAETIVIAYEPVWAIGTGKVCGADDAQEVCKAIRGKLAELYSEDVAEKIRIQYGGSVKSGNVKEIMGQADIDGALVGGASLDADEFVKIVRFAEQ; translated from the coding sequence ATGAGCACCCGCACGCCGATCATGGCGGGCAACTGGAAGATGAACCTCAACCACCTCGAGGCCATCGCCCACGTCCAGAAGCTCGCCTTCGCCCTCGCGGACAAGGACTACGAAGCCGTCGAGGTCGCCGTCCTGCCGCCCTTCACCGACCTGCGCTCCGTGCAGACGCTGGTGGACGGCGACAAGCTCAAGATCAAGTACGGCGCTCAGGACGTCTCGGCGCACGACTCCGGTGCCTACACCGGTGAGATCTCGGGCCCGATGCTCGCCAAGCTCAAGTGCACGTACGTCGCGATCGGCCACTCCGAGCGCCGGCAGTACCACAACGAGACCGACGAGATCGTCAACGCCAAGGTGAAGGCCGCCTACAAGCACGGCATCACGCCGATCCTGTGTGTCGGTGAGGAGCTGGACGTCCGCGAGGCGGGCAACCACGTCTCCCACACCCTCGCCCAGGTCGAGGGCGGCCTCAAGGACCTCGCCGCCGAGCAGGCCGAGACGATCGTCATCGCCTACGAGCCCGTGTGGGCCATCGGCACCGGCAAGGTGTGCGGCGCCGACGACGCGCAGGAGGTCTGCAAGGCCATCCGCGGCAAGCTGGCCGAGCTGTACTCCGAGGACGTCGCCGAGAAGATCCGCATCCAGTACGGCGGCTCGGTCAAGTCGGGCAACGTCAAGGAGATCATGGGCCAGGCCGACATCGACGGTGCCCTGGTCGGCGGCGCCTCGCTGGACGCCGACGAGTTCGTCAAGATCGTCCGCTTCGCCGAGCAGTAG
- a CDS encoding phosphoglycerate kinase, whose product MKTIEELLAEGVDGKRVFVRADLNVPLADGLITDDGRIRAVLPTVEALAGAGAKVVVASHLGRPKGAPDPQFSLLPAAERLAELLGKPVAFAQDTVGPAAHDAVNGLEPGQVAVIENLRFNAGETSKDDTERGEFADQLAALADIYVGDGFGAVHRKHASVYDLPKRLPHYAGFLIATEVGVLKKLTDDVKRPYVVALGGAKVSDKLAVIDELLGKADRLLIGGGMAYTFLKAKGYEVGISLLQEDQLPAVTEYLERAEKSGVEIVLPVDVLVSTEFPDLKTKAPANPSTVAADAIPADQEGLDIGPETRKLYASKLADAQTVFWNGPMGVFEHPDYAGGTKELAQALIDSPAFTVVGGGDSAAAVRTLGFDEKAFGHISTGGGASLEYLEGKTLPGLAALED is encoded by the coding sequence ATGAAGACCATTGAGGAACTTCTCGCCGAAGGGGTCGACGGCAAGCGGGTGTTCGTCCGCGCCGACCTCAATGTGCCGCTGGCCGACGGCCTCATCACCGACGACGGCCGCATCCGCGCCGTCCTGCCGACCGTCGAGGCCCTGGCCGGGGCGGGCGCGAAGGTCGTCGTCGCCTCCCACCTGGGCCGCCCCAAGGGCGCCCCGGACCCGCAGTTCTCCCTGCTGCCCGCGGCCGAGCGCCTCGCCGAGCTGCTCGGCAAGCCGGTCGCCTTCGCCCAGGACACCGTCGGCCCCGCCGCCCACGACGCCGTGAACGGCCTGGAGCCGGGTCAGGTCGCCGTCATCGAGAACCTGCGGTTCAACGCGGGGGAGACGAGCAAGGACGACACCGAGCGCGGCGAGTTCGCCGATCAGCTCGCCGCCCTCGCCGACATCTACGTGGGCGACGGCTTCGGCGCGGTGCACCGCAAGCACGCCTCGGTGTACGACCTGCCGAAGCGGCTCCCGCACTACGCCGGCTTCCTCATCGCCACCGAGGTCGGCGTCCTGAAGAAGCTCACCGACGACGTCAAGCGCCCGTACGTGGTCGCGCTCGGCGGCGCCAAGGTGTCCGACAAGCTAGCCGTCATCGACGAGCTGCTCGGCAAGGCCGACCGTCTCCTCATCGGCGGCGGCATGGCGTACACGTTCCTCAAGGCCAAGGGCTACGAGGTCGGCATCTCGCTCCTCCAGGAGGACCAGCTTCCGGCGGTCACCGAGTACCTGGAGCGCGCCGAGAAGAGTGGCGTGGAGATCGTGCTGCCGGTGGACGTCCTGGTGTCGACGGAGTTCCCCGACCTCAAGACCAAGGCCCCGGCGAACCCCTCCACCGTCGCCGCGGACGCCATCCCGGCCGACCAGGAGGGCCTGGACATCGGCCCGGAGACCCGCAAGCTGTACGCCTCGAAGCTCGCCGACGCGCAGACCGTGTTCTGGAACGGCCCGATGGGCGTCTTCGAGCACCCCGACTACGCCGGGGGCACCAAGGAGCTCGCCCAGGCCCTCATCGACTCCCCGGCCTTCACCGTGGTGGGTGGCGGCGACTCCGCCGCCGCGGTCCGTACCCTGGGCTTCGACGAGAAGGCATTCGGCCACATCTCGACCGGCGGCGGCGCCTCCCTCGAGTACCTCGAGGGCAAGACGCTGCCCGGTCTCGCCGCACTGGAGGACTGA
- the yvcK gene encoding uridine diphosphate-N-acetylglucosamine-binding protein YvcK → MTGRTLRLTSRIRRRSSPAKPGRGATPKVVALGGGMGLSASLAALRRITGDLTAVVTVADDGGSSGRLRDELGVLPPGDLRKALAALCGDDDWGQTWARVIQHRFQSPGEMNGHAVGNLLIVALWEQLGDHVQALDLVGKLLGAHGRVLPMSAVPLELQAEVRGDDPARPDDIRTIRGQANVALTLGEVQSVHVVPHDPPAVPEVVAAVLDADWVVLGPGSWFSSVIPHLLVPELLDALIETKARKVLSLNLAPQPGETDGFSPQRHLEVLGRHAPKLALDVVLADEAAVPDRDELIDAAKERFGAAVELAPVARPDGTPRHDPELLAAAYDRIFRMHGRIGPWR, encoded by the coding sequence ATGACGGGACGTACGCTGCGGCTCACCAGCAGGATCCGCCGCAGAAGCTCACCGGCGAAGCCCGGCAGGGGCGCGACGCCCAAGGTCGTCGCGCTCGGCGGCGGCATGGGTCTGTCGGCGTCGCTCGCGGCGCTGCGCCGCATTACGGGCGACCTCACGGCCGTCGTCACGGTCGCCGACGACGGCGGCTCCAGCGGGCGCCTGCGCGACGAGCTGGGCGTGCTGCCGCCCGGCGACCTGCGCAAGGCCCTCGCGGCCCTGTGCGGCGACGACGACTGGGGCCAGACCTGGGCCCGCGTCATCCAGCACCGTTTCCAGTCACCGGGGGAGATGAACGGCCACGCGGTCGGCAATCTGCTGATCGTCGCCCTGTGGGAGCAGCTCGGCGACCACGTCCAGGCCCTGGACCTGGTCGGCAAGCTGCTGGGCGCGCACGGGCGCGTCCTTCCCATGTCGGCGGTGCCGCTGGAGCTGCAGGCCGAGGTCAGGGGAGACGATCCGGCGCGCCCGGACGACATCCGGACCATCCGCGGCCAGGCGAACGTCGCCCTCACCCTGGGCGAGGTCCAGTCCGTGCACGTGGTGCCGCACGACCCGCCGGCCGTCCCCGAGGTGGTCGCCGCGGTACTCGACGCGGACTGGGTGGTGCTCGGCCCGGGCTCCTGGTTCTCCTCCGTGATTCCGCACCTCCTGGTGCCCGAGCTGCTCGACGCGCTCATCGAGACGAAGGCCCGCAAGGTCCTCTCGCTCAACCTCGCCCCGCAACCCGGAGAAACCGATGGCTTCTCCCCGCAGCGTCATTTGGAGGTTTTGGGACGACACGCCCCTAAACTCGCCCTGGACGTGGTGCTGGCCGACGAGGCCGCCGTGCCCGACCGCGACGAACTCATCGATGCCGCCAAGGAGCGATTCGGTGCCGCGGTCGAGCTGGCGCCGGTGGCCAGGCCCGACGGGACTCCAAGACATGATCCGGAGCTGTTGGCCGCCGCGTACGACCGTATTTTTCGGATGCATGGAAGGATCGGCCCATGGCGATGA
- the gap gene encoding type I glyceraldehyde-3-phosphate dehydrogenase: MTIRVGINGFGRIGRNYFRALLEQGADIEIVAVNDLGDTATTAHLLKYDTILGRLKAEVSHTADTITVDGHTIKVLSERNPADIPWGELGVDIVIESTGIFTKKADAEKHIAGGAKKVLISAPASDEDITIVMGVNQDQYDPAQHNVISNASCTTNCVAPMAKVLDENFGIVKGLMTTVHAYTNDQRILDFPHKDLRRARAAAENIIPTTTGAAKATALVLPQLKGKLDGIAMRVPVPTGSATDLVVDLQREVTKDEVNAAFKKAADDGPLKGILFYTEDPIVSSDIVSDPASCTFDSSLTMVQEGKTVKILGWYDNEWGYSNRLVDLTVFVGGQL, encoded by the coding sequence GTGACGATCCGCGTAGGCATCAACGGCTTTGGCCGCATCGGTCGTAACTACTTCCGCGCGCTGCTGGAGCAGGGTGCGGACATCGAGATCGTGGCTGTCAACGACCTGGGTGACACCGCGACCACCGCACATCTGCTGAAGTACGACACCATCCTGGGTCGTCTCAAGGCCGAGGTGTCGCACACCGCGGACACCATCACGGTCGACGGCCACACCATCAAGGTGCTGTCCGAGCGCAACCCGGCCGACATCCCGTGGGGTGAGCTGGGCGTCGACATCGTGATCGAGTCGACCGGCATCTTCACCAAGAAGGCCGACGCCGAGAAGCACATCGCCGGTGGCGCCAAGAAGGTCCTCATCTCGGCTCCGGCCTCGGACGAGGACATCACCATCGTGATGGGCGTCAACCAGGACCAGTACGACCCGGCGCAGCACAACGTCATCTCGAACGCCTCGTGCACCACCAACTGTGTGGCGCCGATGGCCAAGGTTCTCGACGAGAACTTCGGCATCGTCAAGGGCCTGATGACGACGGTGCACGCGTACACCAACGACCAGCGCATCCTTGACTTCCCGCACAAGGACCTGCGTCGCGCCCGTGCCGCCGCCGAGAACATCATCCCGACCACGACGGGCGCCGCCAAGGCCACCGCCCTGGTCCTGCCGCAGCTCAAGGGCAAGCTGGACGGCATCGCCATGCGCGTCCCGGTCCCGACCGGCTCGGCCACCGACCTGGTCGTCGACCTGCAGCGCGAGGTCACCAAGGACGAGGTCAACGCCGCGTTCAAGAAGGCCGCCGACGACGGTCCGCTCAAGGGCATCCTGTTCTACACCGAGGACCCGATCGTGTCCTCGGACATCGTGAGCGACCCGGCCTCCTGCACCTTCGACTCCTCCCTGACGATGGTCCAGGAGGGCAAGACGGTGAAGATCCTCGGCTGGTACGACAACGAGTGGGGCTACTCCAACCGCCTCGTGGACCTCACGGTCTTCGTCGGCGGCCAGCTCTGA
- the whiA gene encoding DNA-binding protein WhiA — protein MAMTAAVKDEISRLPVTRTCCRKAEVSAILRFAGGLHLVSGRIVIEAELDTAMAARRLKRDILEIFGHSSELIVMAPGGLRRGSRFVVRVVAGGDQLARQTGLVDGRGRPIRGLPPQVVSGATCDAEAAWRGAFLAHGSLTEPGRSSSLEVTCPGPEAALALVGAARRLSIAAKAREVRGVDRVVVRDGDAIGALLTRMGAHESVLAWEERRMRREVRATANRLANFDDANLRRSARAAVAAGARVQRALEILADEVPEHLAAAGRLRMEHKQASLEELGALADPPLTKDAVAGRIRRLLAMADKRAQDLGIPGTESNLTEELADEMADGLADSLADNMAG, from the coding sequence ATGGCGATGACGGCAGCGGTGAAGGACGAGATCTCCCGGCTTCCCGTCACCCGGACCTGCTGCAGGAAGGCCGAGGTCTCGGCGATCCTGCGCTTCGCGGGCGGCCTTCACCTGGTGAGCGGCCGCATCGTGATCGAGGCGGAGCTGGACACCGCGATGGCCGCCCGGCGGCTCAAGCGGGACATTCTCGAGATCTTCGGGCACAGCTCGGAGCTGATCGTGATGGCACCGGGCGGGCTGCGCCGCGGCTCGCGCTTTGTCGTACGGGTCGTCGCAGGCGGCGACCAGCTGGCCCGCCAGACCGGGCTCGTGGACGGCCGCGGCCGCCCGATCCGCGGTCTGCCCCCGCAGGTGGTCTCGGGGGCCACCTGCGACGCGGAGGCGGCCTGGAGGGGCGCGTTCCTGGCGCACGGCTCGCTCACCGAGCCCGGGCGCTCCAGCTCGCTGGAGGTGACCTGCCCGGGCCCGGAGGCCGCGCTCGCGCTGGTCGGCGCCGCCCGTAGGCTCTCGATCGCCGCCAAGGCGCGCGAGGTGCGCGGCGTGGACCGGGTCGTCGTCCGCGACGGCGACGCGATCGGCGCGCTGCTCACCCGGATGGGCGCCCATGAGTCGGTGCTCGCGTGGGAGGAGCGGCGGATGCGCCGCGAGGTCCGCGCCACCGCCAACCGCCTGGCGAACTTCGACGACGCGAACCTGCGCCGTTCGGCCCGCGCCGCGGTCGCCGCGGGCGCCCGGGTGCAGCGCGCCCTGGAGATCCTGGCCGACGAGGTGCCCGAGCACCTGGCGGCCGCCGGCCGCCTGCGCATGGAGCACAAGCAGGCCTCCCTGGAGGAGCTGGGCGCGCTCGCCGACCCGCCGCTGACCAAGGACGCCGTCGCCGGCCGGATCCGCCGCCTGCTGGCCATGGCGGACAAGCGGGCGCAGGACCTCGGCATCCCGGGCACGGAGTCGAACCTGACGGAGGAGCTGGCCGACGAAATGGCGGACGGCCTGGCGGACAGCCTCGCGGACAACATGGCGGGCTGA